From Macrobrachium nipponense isolate FS-2020 chromosome 6, ASM1510439v2, whole genome shotgun sequence, a single genomic window includes:
- the LOC135216663 gene encoding uncharacterized protein LOC135216663: protein MLGITALSLAAPSYPRSVSASAPEPDYQKKTRPSPKSILSADPEEPKEEEEPTAKGRPKARTIRFNSNSVVTTPANPFLSSISGSGRNSDRSDEVLSTKDTIKILTGIMPALTKALIDSDSTGAEKMRDITLAFLPLARDVVESRGSDFGRSVNNEEVTAVEYAEQVVPSFMDAMVDYVDELATGAPFQFDVDEVLDNIPEVKLPKFDGPLIPDVEIPDIVIPEVEIPNFNVRG, encoded by the coding sequence ATGCTGGGCATAACTGCCCTCTCCCTGGCAGCACCTTCCTACCCTCGCTCAGTGTCTGCATCCGCTCCTGAGCCAGATTATCAAAAGAAGACAAGGCCCTCACCGAAATCTATCCTATCAGCCGATCCAGAGGAACccaaggaagaggaagaacctACCGCAAAGGGAAGGCCGAAAGCGAGAACCATCAGATTCAACTCGAATTCAGTAGTCACCACTCCGGCCAACCCATTCTTGTCGTCCATCTCAGGCTCTGGAAGAAACAGTGACAGAAGCGATGAGGTCCTGAGCACCAAGGATACCATCAAGATATTGACAGGCATCATGCCGGCTCTGACGAAGGCCCTCATCGACTCGGACAGCACCGGTGCAGAGAAGATGAGGGACATCACCCTGGCCTTCTTGCCGCTAGCCAGGGACGTGGTGGAATCCCGGGGGAGCGACTTCGGAAGGAGCGTTAACAATGAGGAAGTAACAGCTGTCGAATACGCCGAACAAGTTGTCCCTTCATTCATGGACGCCATGGTCGACTACGTGGACGAGCTGGCCACAGGGGCGCCATTCCAATTCGACGTTGACGAAGTTCTGGACAACATACCAGAAGTCAAGCTACCGAAATTCGACGGTCCACTCATCCCCGATGTTGAAATTCCCGATATTGTCATTCCAGAAGTAGAGATCCCAAATTTCAATGTCAGAGGTTAA